Proteins from a single region of Streptomyces sp. TN58:
- a CDS encoding lysine N(6)-hydroxylase/L-ornithine N(5)-oxygenase family protein yields the protein MTAQLDAPHDLVGIGIGPSNLSLAALAHGLPHQGAGELATVFYEQRRDFRWHPGLLIEGATLQVPFLADLVTLADPASPWSFLSYLKHKERLYPFYFAEQFHIHRAEYDAYCRWVAGRIPGLHFGHQVDAIRWNPERDLFEVDFTQLDPTGEAQALGRTYTRNLALGIGTAPHIPEPLRPLAEAPTVPVIHSADYLDHRPRILGAEHVTVIGSGQSGAEVFLDLLRARPAGRERLTWLARTPSFAPMEYSKLGLEHFTPDYTRYFHSLPEPVRDHLVPAQWQLHKGIDTATIAAIHDELYRRTLHGGWPDAVLTPGVTVRTAGRIATTKIELHLEHGEQGARSRLTTDAVVLATGYKERPLTRLLAGLDPYLRKDSSGRPRIDDRYRMILDPSVTGSIFVQNGERHTHGVGAPDLGLAAWRSAAILNTLTGKEAYPQPPRTAFTTFGLEQREHTRPRPAGELRPLVEHP from the coding sequence ATGACCGCCCAGCTCGATGCACCCCACGACCTCGTCGGAATCGGCATCGGACCGTCCAACCTGTCCCTCGCCGCCCTCGCCCACGGCCTCCCCCACCAAGGAGCAGGCGAACTCGCCACCGTCTTCTACGAACAGCGCCGCGACTTCCGCTGGCACCCCGGCCTCCTCATCGAAGGCGCCACCCTCCAAGTCCCCTTCCTCGCCGACCTCGTCACCCTCGCCGACCCCGCCAGCCCCTGGAGTTTCCTCAGCTACCTCAAGCACAAGGAACGCCTCTACCCCTTCTACTTCGCCGAGCAGTTCCACATCCACCGCGCCGAATACGACGCCTACTGCCGCTGGGTCGCCGGCCGCATCCCCGGACTCCACTTCGGCCACCAGGTCGACGCCATCCGCTGGAACCCCGAACGCGACCTCTTCGAAGTCGACTTCACCCAACTCGACCCCACCGGCGAAGCCCAAGCCCTCGGCCGCACCTACACCCGCAACCTCGCCCTCGGCATCGGCACAGCCCCCCACATCCCCGAACCCCTGCGCCCCCTCGCCGAAGCCCCCACCGTCCCCGTCATCCACTCAGCCGACTACCTCGACCACCGCCCCCGCATCCTCGGCGCCGAACACGTCACCGTCATCGGATCCGGCCAGTCCGGCGCCGAAGTCTTCCTCGACCTGCTCCGCGCCCGCCCCGCCGGCCGCGAACGCCTCACCTGGCTCGCCCGCACCCCCTCCTTCGCCCCCATGGAGTACTCCAAGCTCGGCCTCGAACACTTCACCCCCGACTACACCCGCTACTTCCACTCCCTCCCCGAACCCGTACGCGACCACCTCGTCCCCGCCCAATGGCAACTCCACAAAGGCATCGACACCGCCACCATCGCCGCCATCCACGACGAGCTCTACCGCCGCACCCTCCACGGCGGCTGGCCCGACGCCGTCCTCACCCCCGGAGTCACCGTCCGCACCGCAGGACGCATCGCCACCACAAAAATCGAACTCCACCTCGAACACGGTGAACAAGGCGCCCGCTCCCGCCTCACCACCGACGCCGTCGTCCTCGCCACCGGCTACAAGGAACGACCCCTCACCCGCCTCCTCGCAGGCCTCGACCCCTACCTGCGCAAAGACTCCTCCGGCCGCCCCCGCATCGACGACCGCTACCGCATGATCCTCGACCCCTCCGTCACCGGCAGCATCTTCGTCCAGAACGGCGAACGCCACACCCACGGCGTCGGCGCCCCCGACCTCGGCCTCGCCGCCTGGCGCAGCGCCGCCATCCTCAACACCCTCACCGGCAAAGAGGCCTACCCCCAACCCCCACGCACCGCCTTCACCACCTTCGGCCTCGAACAGCGCGAACACACCCGCCCCCGCCCCGCCGGCGAACTCCGCCCCCTCGTCGAACACCCCTGA
- a CDS encoding pyridoxal phosphate-dependent decarboxylase family protein, with protein MAGGAHGARALRPLLDTVLDALHTGTAERPGPLPAGGPATVTARIRAALGTVLPDHGTGDHEALHTLVRALAAGAADPAHPHCAAHLHCPPLAVAAAADLAAAALNPSLDSWDQAPAASTLEAELTRTLAAEFYATPHPDALITTGGTEANQLALLLARERHGPHLTVLHGANAHHSIPRAAWLLGLPPTVVLPTPTGVLDPARLAEALATTPGPTLVTATAGTTDAGLIDPLPAIADLCDHHRADLHIDAAYGGLLALSPHHRHKLTGLDRAHSLTVDLHKLGWQPVAAGLLTVPDTTLLTPLAHHADYLNPTDDTEAGLPDLLGRSLRTTRRPDALKIAATLRSLGRNGLTHLIDRTCALAHHLAQRLDAHPRFELHSTPTLTTVLFRPTHATDDEVATQRRALLHQGLAVLGRTHADGRLWFKATLLNPHTTAGDLDTLIAHLEGSTHR; from the coding sequence CTGGCCGGCGGAGCCCACGGCGCCCGCGCCCTGCGCCCGCTCCTCGACACCGTCCTCGACGCCCTCCACACCGGCACCGCCGAACGCCCCGGCCCCCTCCCCGCCGGCGGCCCCGCCACCGTCACCGCCCGCATCAGAGCCGCCCTCGGCACCGTACTGCCCGACCACGGAACCGGCGACCACGAAGCCCTGCACACCCTCGTCCGCGCCCTCGCCGCCGGCGCCGCCGACCCCGCCCACCCCCACTGCGCCGCCCACCTGCACTGCCCACCCCTCGCCGTCGCCGCCGCCGCAGACCTCGCCGCCGCCGCACTCAACCCCTCCCTCGACTCCTGGGACCAGGCCCCCGCCGCATCCACCCTCGAAGCCGAACTCACCCGCACCCTCGCCGCCGAGTTCTACGCCACCCCCCACCCCGACGCCCTCATCACCACCGGCGGCACCGAAGCCAACCAACTCGCCCTCCTCCTCGCCCGCGAACGCCACGGCCCCCACCTCACCGTCCTCCACGGAGCCAACGCCCACCACTCCATCCCCCGCGCCGCCTGGCTCCTCGGCCTGCCCCCCACCGTCGTACTCCCCACACCCACCGGCGTCCTCGACCCCGCCCGCCTCGCCGAAGCCCTCGCCACCACCCCCGGCCCCACGCTCGTCACCGCCACCGCCGGCACCACCGACGCCGGACTCATCGACCCCCTCCCCGCCATCGCCGACCTCTGCGACCACCACCGCGCCGACCTCCACATCGACGCCGCATACGGCGGCCTCCTCGCCCTCAGCCCCCACCACCGACACAAACTCACAGGCCTCGACCGCGCCCACTCCCTCACCGTCGACCTGCACAAACTCGGCTGGCAGCCCGTCGCCGCAGGACTCCTCACCGTCCCCGACACCACACTCCTCACCCCCCTCGCCCACCACGCCGACTACCTCAACCCCACCGACGACACCGAAGCCGGACTCCCCGACCTCCTCGGCCGCTCCCTCCGCACCACCCGCCGCCCCGACGCCCTCAAAATCGCCGCAACCCTGCGCTCACTCGGCCGCAACGGCCTCACCCACCTCATCGACCGCACCTGCGCCCTCGCACACCACCTCGCCCAGCGCCTCGACGCCCACCCCCGCTTCGAACTCCACTCCACCCCCACCCTCACCACCGTCCTCTTCCGGCCCACCCACGCCACCGACGACGAAGTCGCCACCCAGCGCCGCGCCCTCCTCCACCAAGGCCTCGCCGTCCTCGGCCGCACCCACGCCGACGGCCGCCTGTGGTTCAAAGCCACCCTGCTCAACCCGCACACCACGGCGGGAGACCTGGACACCCTCATCGCCCACCTGGAAGGCAGCACCCACCGATGA
- the pepN gene encoding aminopeptidase N translates to MSALTRNEAQLRAQLLDVHDYAVRLDLTTGDDTFDSATTIRFTARTTGDTFVELKPEELRSATLDGHPLDPAALDDNRLPLTLTPGDHELRIDARMRYSHTGEGLHRFTDPADGETYVYSQMFLDDVQRVLPAFDQPDLKAVFQFTVTAPAHWTVLANGITTRLADRDSDGAGIWQSAPTPLISTYLAAVAAGPWHSVTTQHAGLPFGIHCRQSLAPHLDADADEILSITTACFDRYQTKFTEPYPFDSYDQAFVPEFNAGAMENPGLVTFRDEFIYRSAVTDTERQSRAMVIAHEMAHMWFGDLVTLAWFDDIWLNESFAEYMGYQTLTEATRFTDTWTAFGVTRKPWGYEADQRPSTHPVAPEDVPDTASALLNFDGISYAKGASALRQLVAWLGEEDFLAGINTHFARHKFANASLADFIDSLAAHTRRDVRAWADAWLRTTGIDTLTPRIEDAPHGTAGWTLTIDRDGSRPHHIAVGVYDRDPADGHTLELRELLDLDVPSDEVVSTSGTRPALLLLNDADLTYAKIRLDETSLETVLRGLSGIPEALTRAVVWNCLRDMVRDGELDPRDYLTTAEAHLPAEHDLAIVQGVLAFARTEIAVRHLAPEDRTAALTTLTTIARDLLRRTEDGTEPGMRLTAVRTLIGSATQPDTIAAWLADDTVPGGPALDPELRWRILGRLAVLGAVDETDIDAALTADPSATGEEGAARCRAALPTPEAKAAAWNRLFHDDTLSNYLFTAIAQGFWQPEQSDLTAEYVTRYYPEAVALGARRGPAIGEAAGRYAFPAYAVDEANLKAGQACLADPDIIPLLRRKLADQLDDLSRALHIRG, encoded by the coding sequence ATGTCCGCACTGACGCGCAACGAAGCGCAGCTCCGAGCCCAGCTCCTCGACGTCCACGACTACGCCGTCCGCCTCGACCTCACCACCGGCGACGACACCTTCGACTCCGCCACCACCATCCGGTTCACCGCCCGCACCACCGGCGACACCTTCGTCGAACTCAAGCCCGAAGAACTGCGCTCCGCCACCCTCGACGGCCACCCCCTCGACCCGGCGGCCCTCGACGACAACCGCCTCCCCCTCACCCTCACCCCCGGCGACCACGAGCTGCGCATCGACGCCCGCATGCGCTACTCCCACACCGGCGAAGGCCTCCACCGCTTCACCGACCCCGCCGACGGCGAGACGTACGTCTACAGCCAGATGTTCCTCGACGACGTCCAGCGCGTCCTGCCCGCCTTCGACCAGCCCGACCTCAAGGCCGTCTTCCAGTTCACCGTCACCGCCCCCGCACACTGGACCGTCCTCGCCAACGGAATCACCACCCGCCTCGCCGACCGCGACTCCGACGGCGCCGGCATCTGGCAGTCCGCCCCCACCCCCCTCATCTCCACCTACCTCGCCGCCGTCGCCGCAGGCCCCTGGCACAGCGTGACCACCCAGCACGCCGGACTCCCCTTCGGCATCCACTGCCGCCAGTCCCTCGCCCCCCACCTGGACGCCGACGCCGACGAAATCCTCTCCATCACCACAGCCTGCTTCGACCGCTACCAGACCAAATTCACCGAGCCCTACCCCTTCGACTCCTACGACCAGGCCTTCGTCCCCGAATTCAACGCCGGCGCCATGGAAAACCCCGGCCTCGTCACCTTCCGCGACGAATTCATCTACCGCTCCGCCGTCACCGACACCGAACGCCAGTCCCGCGCCATGGTCATCGCCCACGAAATGGCCCACATGTGGTTCGGCGACCTCGTCACCCTCGCCTGGTTCGACGACATCTGGCTCAACGAATCCTTCGCCGAATACATGGGCTACCAGACCCTCACCGAAGCCACCCGCTTCACCGACACCTGGACCGCCTTCGGCGTCACCCGCAAACCCTGGGGCTACGAAGCCGACCAGCGACCCTCCACCCACCCCGTCGCCCCCGAAGACGTCCCCGACACCGCCTCCGCACTCCTCAACTTCGACGGCATCTCCTACGCCAAGGGCGCCTCCGCCCTCCGCCAACTCGTCGCCTGGCTCGGCGAAGAAGACTTCCTGGCCGGCATCAACACCCACTTCGCCCGCCACAAGTTCGCCAACGCCTCCCTCGCCGACTTCATCGACTCCCTCGCCGCCCACACCCGACGCGACGTCCGCGCCTGGGCCGACGCATGGCTGCGCACCACCGGCATCGACACCCTCACCCCCCGCATCGAAGACGCCCCCCACGGCACCGCCGGCTGGACCCTCACCATCGACCGCGACGGCAGCCGCCCCCACCACATCGCCGTCGGCGTCTACGACCGCGACCCCGCCGACGGCCACACCCTGGAACTACGCGAACTCCTCGACCTCGACGTCCCCTCCGACGAGGTCGTCTCCACCAGCGGCACCCGCCCCGCCCTGCTCCTCCTCAACGACGCCGACCTCACCTACGCCAAGATCCGCCTCGACGAAACCTCCCTCGAAACGGTCCTGCGCGGCCTGTCCGGCATCCCCGAAGCCCTCACCCGGGCCGTCGTCTGGAACTGCCTGCGCGACATGGTCCGCGACGGCGAACTCGACCCCCGGGACTACCTGACCACCGCCGAAGCCCACCTCCCCGCCGAACACGACCTCGCCATCGTCCAAGGCGTCCTCGCCTTCGCCCGCACCGAGATCGCCGTCCGCCACCTCGCCCCCGAAGACCGCACCGCCGCACTCACCACCCTCACCACCATCGCCCGCGACCTGCTGCGCCGCACCGAGGACGGCACGGAACCCGGCATGCGGCTGACCGCCGTACGCACCCTCATCGGCAGCGCCACCCAGCCCGACACCATCGCAGCCTGGCTCGCCGACGACACCGTCCCCGGCGGCCCCGCCCTCGACCCCGAACTGCGCTGGCGCATCCTCGGCCGCCTCGCCGTCCTCGGCGCCGTCGACGAAACCGACATCGACGCCGCCCTCACCGCCGACCCCAGCGCCACCGGCGAAGAAGGCGCCGCCCGCTGCCGCGCAGCCCTCCCCACCCCCGAAGCCAAAGCCGCCGCCTGGAACCGCCTCTTCCACGACGACACCCTCTCCAACTACCTCTTCACCGCCATCGCCCAAGGCTTCTGGCAGCCCGAACAGAGCGACCTCACCGCCGAGTACGTCACCCGCTACTACCCCGAAGCCGTCGCCCTCGGCGCCCGCCGCGGCCCCGCCATCGGCGAAGCCGCCGGCCGCTACGCCTTCCCCGCCTACGCCGTCGACGAAGCCAACCTCAAGGCAGGCCAGGCCTGCCTCGCCGACCCCGACATCATCCCGCTCCTGCGCCGCAAGCTCGCCGACCAACTGGACGACCTCTCCCGCGCCCTCCACATCCGCGGCTGA
- a CDS encoding chorismate mutase has protein sequence MNHSDHDNGPGSDTAAADGIDENVTAELARLRDSIDNIDAAVVHMLAERFKCTQQVGHLKARHQLPPADPGREASQIARLRQLAENAKLDPAFAEKLLNFIIAEVIRHHETIAAGED, from the coding sequence ATGAACCACAGCGACCACGACAACGGCCCGGGCAGCGACACGGCCGCCGCCGACGGCATCGACGAGAACGTCACCGCCGAACTCGCCCGCCTGCGCGACAGCATCGACAACATCGACGCGGCCGTGGTCCACATGCTCGCCGAACGCTTCAAGTGCACCCAGCAGGTCGGCCACCTCAAGGCCCGCCACCAGCTGCCCCCCGCCGACCCGGGCCGCGAAGCCAGCCAGATCGCCCGACTCCGCCAGCTCGCCGAGAACGCCAAGCTCGACCCCGCCTTCGCCGAGAAGCTCCTCAACTTCATCATCGCCGAGGTCATCCGCCACCACGAGACCATCGCCGCCGGCGAAGACTGA
- a CDS encoding S1 family peptidase produces the protein MKRTLAVGAVALAAVSLQPGTASAGTAPVVGGTRAAQGEFPFMVRLSMGCGGALYTQQIVLTAAHCVNGSGNNTSITATAGVVDLNSSSAIKVKSTKVLRAPGYNGTGKDWALIKLAKPVNLPTLKIAETKAYDNGTFTVAGWGATREGGSQQRYLMKATVPFVSDADCGAAYSDLVPGEEICAGRLGQGGVDTCQGDSGGPMFRRDNAGAWIQVGIVSWGIGCARPDYPGVYTEVSTFAAQIKSAAATL, from the coding sequence ATGAAGCGCACCCTCGCCGTCGGCGCCGTCGCCCTCGCAGCCGTCAGCCTCCAGCCCGGCACCGCCTCCGCCGGCACCGCACCCGTCGTAGGCGGCACCCGAGCCGCCCAGGGAGAGTTCCCCTTCATGGTGCGCCTCTCCATGGGCTGCGGCGGCGCCCTCTACACCCAGCAGATCGTCCTCACCGCCGCCCACTGCGTGAACGGCTCCGGCAACAACACCTCCATCACCGCCACCGCCGGAGTCGTCGACCTCAACAGCTCCAGCGCCATCAAGGTCAAGTCCACCAAGGTCCTGCGCGCCCCCGGCTACAACGGCACCGGCAAGGACTGGGCCCTGATCAAGCTCGCCAAACCCGTCAACCTGCCCACCCTCAAGATCGCCGAGACCAAGGCCTACGACAACGGCACCTTCACCGTCGCCGGCTGGGGCGCCACCCGCGAAGGCGGCAGCCAGCAGCGCTACCTCATGAAGGCCACCGTCCCCTTCGTCTCCGACGCCGACTGCGGTGCCGCCTACAGCGACCTCGTCCCCGGCGAGGAGATCTGCGCCGGCCGCCTCGGCCAGGGCGGCGTCGACACCTGCCAGGGCGACTCCGGCGGCCCCATGTTCCGCCGCGACAACGCCGGAGCCTGGATCCAGGTCGGCATCGTCAGCTGGGGCATCGGCTGCGCCCGCCCCGACTACCCGGGCGTCTACACCGAGGTCTCCACCTTCGCCGCCCAGATCAAGAGCGCCGCGGCCACCCTGTAG
- a CDS encoding HAD family acid phosphatase: MRSSRRIRTPRTAAVGVAAAAALLTLVPATAAQAAPAAAPAPVSAPATAATAATTATASAPGGNAAILGIDYAAWQREVAAIVDAARPAIEQRIANSPAGEKPALVLDIDNTSLETDFHWFWTYPTPAISKVRALTQYAHARGVAVFFVTARPGIIHSLTDYNLKAVGYPVSGLYVRDLPDLFEEVSAYKTAKRAEIEARGYTIIANIGNSPTDLVGGHAERTVKLPDYNGKLS; the protein is encoded by the coding sequence ATGCGCAGTTCCCGCCGCATCCGCACGCCCCGTACCGCCGCCGTCGGCGTGGCCGCGGCCGCCGCCCTCCTGACGCTCGTTCCGGCCACCGCCGCCCAGGCGGCCCCGGCCGCCGCGCCCGCGCCCGTCTCCGCACCGGCGACCGCCGCCACCGCCGCCACGACCGCGACCGCGTCCGCGCCGGGCGGCAACGCGGCGATACTCGGCATCGACTACGCCGCCTGGCAGCGGGAGGTGGCCGCCATCGTCGACGCGGCCCGCCCCGCCATCGAGCAGCGCATCGCGAACTCGCCGGCCGGCGAGAAGCCGGCCCTCGTCCTCGACATCGACAACACGTCGCTGGAGACCGACTTCCACTGGTTCTGGACCTATCCGACCCCCGCGATCAGCAAGGTGCGCGCCCTGACCCAGTACGCGCACGCGCGCGGTGTCGCCGTCTTCTTCGTCACGGCCCGCCCGGGCATCATCCACTCCCTCACCGACTACAACCTCAAGGCCGTCGGCTACCCGGTGTCCGGGCTCTACGTCCGCGACCTGCCCGACCTCTTCGAGGAGGTCAGCGCCTACAAGACGGCCAAGCGGGCGGAGATCGAGGCGCGCGGCTACACGATCATCGCGAACATCGGGAACAGCCCGACCGACCTGGTCGGCGGTCACGCCGAGCGCACCGTGAAGCTCCCGGACTACAACGGCAAGCTCTCCTGA
- a CDS encoding SDR family oxidoreductase codes for MAGLCEGRVVIVTGAGRGLGRAHALAFAAEGAKVVVNDLGVELDGLPGPQSPAAQVVREIEALGGEAVAHGGDVATARGADSLVEAAVDAFGRLDTLVNNAGFLRDRMLVNLDEDDWDAVVRVHLKGHFLPLRSAAAWWRAEAKAGRPVAARVVNTSSGAGLLGSVGQGNYSAAKAGILGLTLVAAAETGRYGVQVNAIAPAARTRMTEQAFAQTMAAPEDGGFDAMAPENVSPLVVWLGADASAGVTGRVFETEGGRITVMEGWRPGPTADRGARWTPAEAGEAALKLLAAAEPPLPAYGSR; via the coding sequence ATGGCGGGACTGTGCGAGGGCCGGGTCGTGATCGTGACGGGCGCGGGGCGGGGGCTGGGTCGGGCCCACGCGCTGGCCTTCGCCGCGGAGGGGGCGAAGGTCGTCGTCAACGACCTCGGCGTGGAACTGGACGGACTGCCCGGGCCGCAGAGCCCGGCGGCGCAGGTGGTCCGGGAGATCGAGGCGCTGGGCGGCGAGGCCGTGGCCCACGGCGGGGACGTAGCGACCGCGCGGGGCGCGGACTCCCTGGTGGAGGCCGCCGTCGACGCCTTCGGCCGCCTCGACACACTGGTCAACAACGCCGGATTCCTGCGGGACCGGATGCTGGTGAACCTGGACGAGGACGACTGGGACGCGGTCGTACGGGTCCACCTGAAGGGGCACTTCCTGCCGTTGCGGTCGGCGGCCGCCTGGTGGCGGGCGGAGGCCAAGGCCGGCCGCCCGGTGGCCGCCCGGGTCGTCAACACCTCCTCCGGGGCGGGACTGCTGGGCTCCGTCGGCCAGGGCAACTACAGCGCGGCCAAGGCGGGCATCCTCGGCCTGACCCTGGTCGCGGCGGCGGAGACGGGCCGGTACGGAGTCCAGGTCAACGCCATCGCCCCGGCCGCCCGGACCCGCATGACGGAACAGGCCTTCGCGCAGACCATGGCCGCCCCCGAGGACGGCGGCTTCGACGCGATGGCACCCGAGAACGTCTCCCCGCTCGTGGTGTGGCTCGGCGCGGACGCCTCCGCCGGGGTCACCGGCCGGGTCTTCGAGACCGAAGGCGGCCGGATCACCGTCATGGAGGGCTGGCGGCCGGGCCCCACGGCGGACCGGGGCGCGCGGTGGACCCCGGCGGAGGCGGGCGAGGCGGCGCTGAAGCTGCTGGCCGCGGCCGAGCCGCCGCTGCCGGCGTACGGCTCGCGCTGA
- a CDS encoding SDR family oxidoreductase has translation MELDGRVVVVTGGTRGVGAGIARSFLQAGAEVVVCARRPPDGPVSADGREASFTALDLRDTGAVRDFFDAVGDRYGRLDCLVNNAGGTPYRLLGEGGAERHARVVELNLLAPLTASLAAHPWLRRTGGSVVMIGSVSGTRPSPGTAAYGAAKAGLESLARSMAVEWAPEVRVNSLVLGMVRTELAHLHYGDEAGIEAVGATVPLGRLAEPDEVGDAAVFLASDRARYVSGAALLVHGGGERPAFLDAATVNKGS, from the coding sequence ATGGAGCTCGACGGGAGGGTTGTCGTCGTCACCGGCGGAACCAGGGGCGTCGGCGCCGGGATCGCCCGCTCGTTCCTGCAGGCCGGCGCGGAGGTCGTCGTGTGCGCCCGCCGGCCACCGGACGGACCGGTGTCGGCGGACGGCCGCGAGGCGTCCTTCACCGCGCTCGACCTGCGTGACACCGGCGCCGTACGGGACTTCTTCGACGCGGTCGGCGACCGGTACGGGCGGCTCGACTGCCTGGTCAACAACGCGGGCGGGACCCCGTACCGGCTGCTCGGCGAGGGCGGCGCCGAACGCCACGCACGGGTCGTCGAGCTCAACCTGCTCGCCCCGCTGACGGCCTCGCTGGCGGCCCACCCCTGGCTCAGGCGGACCGGGGGCTCGGTCGTGATGATCGGCAGCGTGAGCGGGACCCGCCCCTCGCCGGGGACGGCCGCCTACGGGGCGGCCAAGGCCGGCCTGGAGAGCCTGGCCCGGTCCATGGCCGTCGAATGGGCACCCGAGGTACGGGTGAACTCGCTGGTCCTCGGCATGGTGCGGACCGAACTCGCGCACCTGCACTACGGCGACGAAGCCGGGATCGAGGCGGTCGGCGCGACCGTCCCGCTGGGCCGGCTCGCCGAACCGGACGAGGTCGGCGACGCGGCGGTCTTCCTCGCCTCCGACCGGGCGCGGTACGTGAGCGGGGCAGCCCTGCTGGTGCACGGCGGCGGGGAGCGCCCTGCCTTTCTGGACGCGGCAACTGTCAACAAGGGGAGCTGA
- a CDS encoding enoyl-CoA hydratase family protein, producing MGVSTSRPDKGVALVTVDFPPVNALPVQGWYDLADALRSAGRDPEVRCVVLAADGRGFNAGVDIKEMQRDTGHTALIGANRGCYEAFAAVYECEVPVVAAVNGFCLGGGIGLAGNADAIVASDDAVFGLPELDRGALGAATHLARLVPQHLMRALYYTSRTATAAELHAHGSVWRVVPREVLRGAALELAAEIAKKDGCLIRLAKAAINGIDPVDVRRSYRFEQGFTFEANLSGVADRVRDTFGKGERA from the coding sequence ATGGGTGTCTCCACCTCCCGCCCGGACAAGGGCGTCGCACTGGTCACGGTCGATTTCCCGCCCGTCAACGCGCTGCCCGTACAGGGCTGGTACGACCTCGCCGACGCCCTGCGGTCGGCGGGCCGGGACCCCGAGGTCCGGTGCGTGGTCCTCGCCGCCGACGGCCGCGGCTTCAACGCGGGCGTCGACATCAAGGAGATGCAGCGCGACACCGGCCACACGGCCCTCATCGGCGCCAACCGGGGCTGCTACGAGGCGTTCGCCGCCGTCTACGAGTGCGAGGTGCCCGTCGTCGCGGCCGTGAACGGCTTCTGCCTGGGCGGCGGCATCGGCCTGGCCGGCAACGCCGACGCGATCGTCGCCTCCGACGACGCCGTCTTCGGCCTGCCCGAGCTGGACCGGGGCGCCCTGGGCGCCGCCACCCATCTGGCCCGGCTGGTCCCCCAGCACCTGATGCGCGCCCTCTACTACACCTCGCGCACCGCGACCGCCGCCGAACTGCACGCCCACGGCTCGGTCTGGAGGGTGGTCCCGCGCGAGGTGCTGCGCGGCGCCGCCCTGGAGCTGGCCGCCGAGATCGCGAAGAAGGACGGCTGCCTGATCCGGCTGGCGAAGGCGGCCATCAACGGGATCGACCCGGTGGACGTGCGCCGCAGCTACCGCTTCGAGCAGGGCTTCACCTTCGAGGCCAACCTCAGCGGGGTGGCCGACCGGGTCCGCGACACCTTCGGGAAGGGAGAGCGCGCATGA
- a CDS encoding CoA transferase subunit A has product MSDKTMTAEEAVGQLRSGMTLGIGGWGSRRKPMALVRALLRSEITDLTVISYGGPDVGMLAAAGRIRRLVAPFATLDSIALEPHFRAARERAAFTLTEYDEAMFMWGLHAAANRLPFLPVRAGLGSDVMRVNPELRTVTSPYGDGEELVAVPALRMDAALVHLNRADRLGNAQYLGPDPYFDDLFCEAADAAYVSCEQLVETAELAKAGPPQSLLVSRHSVTGVVEAPNGAHFTSCAPDHGRDEAFQKLYARTPWPEFSARFLTGAGEQDYQSAVRTWHEEQQ; this is encoded by the coding sequence ATGAGCGACAAGACCATGACCGCCGAAGAGGCGGTCGGGCAGCTGCGCAGCGGGATGACCCTCGGGATCGGCGGCTGGGGGTCCCGGCGCAAGCCGATGGCCCTGGTCAGAGCGCTGCTCCGGTCGGAGATCACCGATCTCACCGTGATCTCGTACGGCGGCCCGGATGTCGGCATGCTGGCGGCCGCGGGCCGGATCCGCCGGCTCGTCGCCCCCTTCGCCACCCTCGACTCCATCGCGCTGGAGCCGCATTTCCGGGCCGCCCGGGAGCGGGCCGCCTTCACGCTCACCGAGTACGACGAGGCCATGTTCATGTGGGGCCTGCACGCCGCCGCAAACCGGCTGCCCTTCCTCCCGGTCCGCGCCGGCCTCGGATCCGACGTCATGCGGGTCAACCCGGAACTGCGGACGGTCACCTCCCCCTACGGCGACGGCGAGGAACTCGTCGCCGTCCCCGCCCTGCGCATGGACGCCGCCCTGGTCCACCTCAACCGCGCCGACCGCCTCGGCAACGCCCAGTACCTGGGCCCGGACCCGTACTTCGACGACCTGTTCTGCGAGGCCGCCGACGCCGCCTACGTCTCCTGCGAGCAGCTGGTCGAGACCGCCGAGCTCGCCAAGGCCGGCCCGCCGCAGTCGCTCCTGGTCAGCCGGCACTCCGTCACCGGGGTGGTGGAGGCCCCGAACGGCGCGCACTTCACCTCCTGCGCCCCCGACCACGGCCGCGACGAGGCTTTCCAGAAGCTGTACGCGAGGACCCCCTGGCCCGAGTTCTCGGCACGCTTCCTGACCGGGGCGGGCGAGCAGGACTACCAGTCGGCCGTCCGGACCTGGCACGAGGAGCAGCAGTGA